Within Cucumis melo cultivar AY chromosome 4, USDA_Cmelo_AY_1.0, whole genome shotgun sequence, the genomic segment TCAGTACATAATTAATCTGTGTTGAGAAGGAGCGAGTATAGTTCAATTAAAGCTATGTACTACTAATTGTATAAATGGAAATCCTATCAATTTATATCCTTGATTACTTTATATTTTGATAACATAGTATGAGATTTATAATTTCAACAATCAAACTCTTTAATTTCTCCAACAAATCAATTTAGATTCTTGGTTTAGATTATCTTTAGAAGATTATATTTGCATAAATTATAGTCATCCATTTGTTAATCAAATATCTAAAGAAGCTTACATAAATGTAGGAATGGTAAGAGTTGATGCATTGATAATTCTCTAAGTCAACCTTGAGAATGATTATGTCTCGAGCCACTTATGTCAACATAGGAGTTTAAATAAAACAACTATAGGCTTCACAAAATTTTTTTCGTACAAAATCTAAGAGTGCAcaaataaattgataaaattatgAAAGTATGATTAAAATTTATACACCGCAACTAATTCATAAGTGTTTATCGATTTGACTCAAAAGTACAGAACAAAGAGGGGAGAAGTAACATCGGGTCCAAGCAACAATGACATCTTTCATAATCCATGAAGCCAAATAGAAACATCATTCTACCAGGCAAGTCAAGTTATCAAGGTAAGGGTGTTCAATGAAACCTACAACCGGACCAACCCTACCCAAACTTTAGGGATTTGggttaaaattaaatttggacCGTAGTGTTAACAGTTCCCATGGGCCAAATCGGTGGCAAATTGGGCCATGCAAACGAGAAGGAAAAGGTTAGGGAATTGTCCATGTAAATTAACGGataattataatgaataattGAAGTTTGTAGCTCAGAATCTGCGTGTCATGTACTTTTATTAATAGAATCTCGTGGTTTATTAGTGATAAACTAATATTTCCTACATgatttattaatgatagatttTGCTGTATTtgaaagttttttaaaattttattatatatttaattattttgaacaTAACTACTATATTCATCAAAATATTATATGCGATGAGAATtctatttgaaaaaataaattaacattgGAACACACGTAACTTCACCAAAGTGGGATTTGGTGAATTGAATTCAAAAATTCCAACCCAACAACATTTTTCATGATGATTTGTGCTTATTGAAAAAGGCTacaacaaaattgaaaatacaAGAATTAATGTACAAAAACTCCAAATTAGAGAAATAATACTCATAACCAAGAAAAATTATACCATGTAAAAATTTGTTACAGTTACACACAATAATTTTCTCCTCACTCTTATTATGGtaacattttctaaaaaaatttatacCACTCTTTAGTCCTATTCTTAAATTGGATAGTTTTATTAGATTTGAGTCATATAATCTTATATTTTTTAGACTATTTAGAACCAAAGATATAAGTTTCTTCTATACTGGTTCGAGTCCATAACTTCCTTACTCGTTTTAATAACATTGTAAGATAATTACAACGCAAAATatatttcataacaatccataattaattaaaaacatatGCATGTCGTACatcgtttatttatttatttctatcaATGATGACAATTACTATTTATTTAGAGACAACATCTATCTCAACTCCATCTCTTTCACACCTTTTTGAAGAATACGGTCTTACCTTTTCCCGTAAAATGAAGTAAGTAGTAGATATTAATTTTCTAACAAAGGACTCAATCAAATTCAACATGTTTCACAATAAAGTTGAAATTGGGTAGAAATGATAATCACTTTATAGGACTTGAAACATTAGGTGGGTCCAAATTTTgcttaatttattaaattaacatAAACTCGAATCATTGACTTAAGTCAATCATACATCCAGAAATCGAAATAACTtttctacaaagaaaaaaaagaaaagaaaacttaaCTTTGAATCCTAAAAAGGAGACCTCTATTGAGCTAATGTACATGATTaagatgtttttcttttttctcttaatTAAGAAGTTGCATCTCAATAATAGCCTACAAGTTTGCAAACTCATTTAGAGTGTGAACTAACAAGGCATCGACGACATGTCGTTCAATCTCCATGCATATTTCTTCCAACGCTTCAGATTTATCCGCATTCTTAATCTCAGCCGTCCATTTTGCCTCTCTTATGTCTTCCTCTGCCAATCTGCATATTCTTTCCACCAATTCTCCGTAATCGTAAACTCGGTTCTTCCCACCAATTTGCCTCTCATCTGTAGAAattcataattacaaaaatttacattttgaaaatgtgatttaaatcAGTTTGAAGATAGTTTagtaaaaccaaaattaaattaacctGAGAATTCGATTCTGCCGACATCAAGAACCGAAACTGGGCTGGAATTTTCCGAGTCGAGTTCGAGGTCGGGTTTCCGTTCGACATGTCGaacattcttcttctttttcttgttgAGCTCTGTTCTAATGGTGGCTTCCTTTTGCTTTGTGGGCTTCTTCTGAATAACAGCACTCTCATTTCTAGGGATACTCCGTTTGCATTTGTGTTTACATGAAGGTAAAACAGAGAACGAGTCTTTACCCATGCTGCATTTTTTGCTCTCAGTGAAGTTCTTTCTACTTACCCTTCTTGGCTCATCTTTAAGCTTCGAAATCTTCATTTCGTTCCTcgcattttctttcttcttcttcttcttcttcaaatcaTTACTACTCTGTTTTCCTTCGTCAAAACGCTGCGTTTCGGGTTTCTTCAAATTGGATTCAATCCCATAACCATTGAAACAATCCTTAGTGTATAGAACAAAGAAATCATTGTGTGGGTTCAATGGTGGGACCTCGCGGAACGAAGCGGAAGTTCGGATTCGGCGGTGGTGGGATTGGTTAGAGTCGAAATCAAGCAAATAATCAGCGAAATTCACGGACTTGCTGCGCGAGACTGCACCTGGTCTGACTTGGTGGTTCGGGACCCAATTGGCGTCTGGTAGCGAACTCAAGCCCATCAGTCGAGCCACCACGCCGGGTGTGGACTCGGCCGATTGAGCCGCGAGTTTGGCCTCTGTCTTTGGTATATCAAATTGTGATTCGTGTAGAGCTTCAGATGGGTGAGTGGGAAGGTTGCCGGTGCAAAGAAGCCGCCTCAGGATGCCGGAGAAGCAGCCGGAATTGGGGTGGGCGGAGTTGGGCATTGTTAAAAATGTGAGGAGAATGAGAAGAATAGGGTTGGTAGATAGAGAGAATGTAGAGAGGATTGTAATAGGTGGTTTTAGGCTTATAGTGGTTGAATTCACACCATAAAAACAAAAAGGGTAAAAGGGAATTGTAAAGGTAGTGCCAGTGGCAAATGGCAACGACTGACAAACCCTATCAGCTAATACAAACACTATACAAAAAAGCTAATTATGAGCTTAAGACAAACTTAGCTTTCATGGCTTTTGTCCCTATCTTTCATAACCTCTTTCTACAGTGAAGagtaaaggaaaagaaaaaaagaaaaccaatttACTATTCTCGTCTCTCCCATTATCTTTCATCTCAAGtgttttttcttctaaattgGAAATCAACCACGTATGGGACGGTGAATTGATTGTCATAGTTTATAAGTTGTGATAAGGTGTATACTGTTTTAATATGAATTGTGAGTTGAAGTACTAAACGCTACATTTTATAAAGCTTTTGGTAGAGAATGTTTACACAGTAAAACTCAATCGGTTGTTATACTAACAGTTCTTTCTCATAAGCTAAATGTTTAAACTTCTTTTAATAACCCataatcatttttttatttaaatatttaagcTTACTAATATCATTAGAAGATTAGTTCTTTTGTTTAATTATCAACTTTTtaggagaatttttttttcaaaggtTGGGTCATTTTTTCAATCGTGGTGTTTAAAACTACTATCGAGAAGTTTAAGATAACAAATATGAGTTTTAAAtgtcaaaaaataaaaactagattattaaataaaagaaaattatcaaaaataggaAGGTTAACAAAATACTTAccttatatagaaaaattaagtgttataaattttgtcattttttacgTGGAACATAAATAGTTtgttaatttgtttttattttttaaaattcccTCGAACAAAACCTAGTTTTTCATTGTTCATTTTGGGTTTTTCTTCTCAATTTTGACTTAGAAATCATATATTTATATTGGAATTATGAGTCATGAGTACCAAGTaggaagaatttgagaagaaaacgaataaaattaaaaaaaaactcgaGTAGTTATTAATTTATTGTTACTATTATTCATAATATCAGGATAGAAAATGTGTGTAGAATAATGGGTATTGAGCATGAGTCGTTGCTTTCACACGGTTTACTTTATTCCATTGGATTGGATGTTTCTcacaaaattaattaacatttgGTTAGTCccattttgatttatttttccCACCACATGCCGTAGTTTTTGACTTCATAGCATTCTGTCTGAAGACTCGTCCAGAATTTTGTTTGACCTGCCGACTTTGTTGACTCCTCGCTTTCTTTGATTGGGCCTTTTCTCATTTACTATTTTGGGCCTACCGAATATTTGGGCCTTTGTTTTCTCCAAGCCCACATACTACTGGGCCTAGGGCCATTCGTCCAACTTATTCTTTTTATGACGATTTTACCCTTCAATTGCCTCCATATTTTCGTTTGTTAGTTTTGCGTTTCCTCCCAAAAAAACATTTCACCTTCTTCTCTCTTAGACTTCGAATCTCTCATATTCTCGAGAGCGTTGCGTCGTTGAATCCGATGGATCGAACTCGGATAGTTCTGTTAGGGCTTCCGATCTTTTTGCTTTTCACTGATATTGTGAACCTTTTCACTCCTCCGCCTCCGAAACCTGCTGCGAATCATCCTCCACCTCGGGTTCACTACCAGCCTAAATCTCAATCGGTCATCCAGGAACCGCTTGAATTTCCTACCGAGGTGAATGTTTTCGTGTTTCATTGGATAGATTTTCATTTTTGATGCTGTTTTTGCGATATTAAGAGACTAAATTTGTTGTCTCGTTTTGGAATACAGAAACGGAGCGTAATCGGAGGAATTGGCCAGGGCAGCGTTATTAATATCAACTTCTGTGTTTCTTGTTCGTACAGGTAGGTAGTTCATCGTTTTGattattaattttgtgtttatCTGTCTCATCTTTCGCGGGAAGTGAGTGAATCGAACGTCTATGTGATTTTCCTTTCCTGTGTTTTCTATGTTTCTTGCATCTCTCATCGACTCTGATTACGCATGAAATTGCGGTAAACTTGTAGTTACATAAAACTTGATTTccttgttttgttttttctccTTAGCACAGGTTTCTTGGATTGACTTTAACTTTCTTGATTGAACGAACAtttcaatctctctctctctctaatgGCTGTTGAGAGTCTCTATGACGAAAATTTGGTTGTAGTCGGAATTTTGCTGCTGTTCTTCCTTCGATTTTGTTGCTTTTgttctttgtttattttttccCCCACAGCGCCGGTCTCTTTCGTTATTTTGAACCGACATCGGTGATTGAACAAATGTTTCTGTTTCTCTGCTCTCTCGTAGCTGTTTCTAATTTTTATTCGTAGAACATTACTCTCCAGTCTCCAGATGTTGTTGAGAGTCATTATGATGAACAATCGGTTGTACTTTGGAATTTTGCTTCTTGTTGTTCCTTTTAACTTGCTCGATTGAACGAGCCTTTTGATTTCTCTACTATATGCTGGTTGCTGCGAGTCATTATGATGAAAAAATCAGTAATACTTTGAAATCTTGACTGCTGGCCTTTTATTTCTAACTTCGATTAGCATTGATTTCTTTTATTGCCGTAACATCCTCGACtgaattaatattaaatttctcCACCTTTCGTGGCCGTTGAGAGTCATTATAGTGAAAAACTGGTTGTACTTTTCTTCATTGATGCTGTTCCTCGGTGAATGTGTCTTTTCTTGTTTAAGACATGAGCCTTGAACAAACATAGTTTGAAAACCTCAATTCAGAAACAATTACTCAATTAGTGCACGGAAATCCAACTTTTCTATGTTCAGTTATCTGGTTTGGAGAAAGATATAGAAATGGGAGTTTTACTTGACCTCCGCTGTTTGAGAATGTGATAGCATGAATTAGCATGTGTTAGTATTGCCACCGATAAGCAACTTCAGTAGATTATGTCTCGTCATTTTAAGTTCATTAAGGTTTAGAAACAGGTTGATGTTGCAGAATTTCCAATATTTAGCTTTGGGATAAAGAATGAACCGGATACTGGATGATAAGATTTTGGTCACCACTCATAGAGCATAAGAGTCGATCACAAGGCTAATTAGAACTGAAATTACctcatttttgttgttgttattacACAAGATAGTATAAAAAATGTTTCACTCGTAATTCCAAGTGGACCAATAGATTAAGCCAATGTTCTTCGTGGAGCAAATATTATATCTTCCCTTAATTGTGTCAAATAAATATCTGACTGGCACTAAGTATGAGTGTTGGTTATCACGTAAAGTCTACAGGAAGATGTAGTCATTTATCTTTCAGTTTGTGAACTTTAATGTTTGATCAGGAGATTTTTTCTCCTACAAATAGGTAACATTTAGACTCTGTGGCATGCATTTTGTCCATTTTCTGGGGTTCTCTCTTTAAAATATAGTTGATGTGAACTGTAATGTTATCTCAATCTGTGGAAATGCTTGACGTGAAATGATATTTTACACTTCATGTGGCAGAGGCACTGCAATAAACATGAAAAATATGCTGGAGTCGTCATTTCCTGGAGTTGAAGTTATTTTGGCAAATTATCCGCCACCATTCCCAAAGCGCCTTCTTAGTAAAGTAGTTCCCGTGGTTCAATTTGGAATTATTGGAATAATAGTGGCAGGGGAACATATTTTTCCTAGGCTCGGGATGGTTCCTCCACCTTGGTACTATTCCTTGCGTGCAAATAGGTTTGGAAGCATTGCAAGCACTTGGCTGTTTGGAAATTTTGTCCAGTCGTTCTTACAAAGTTCCGGAGCCTTTGAAGTATATTGCAACGGTGAAATGGTAAGATTCTTTTGTAAGTTCTctctattttattatttttttcttggtAAGATATCTGTACTGACTATCCATTTTCTAAAGGTCTTTTCTAAGTTGAAGGAGCAAAGGTTTCCTGGTGAGATTGAGTTGAGAGATCTTATTGGAAGGAAACTTTCCGGGTCAAGATTTGTTGACAATTCTGGAGGAGTTTGGTCATAGGTATGTGATTTCTTGTGATCATTGCCATCAAATTAGCAACTGGTGAAGTCTAGTAGTATAGATAAATCTAATTCAAGTTCATAATAGCCAAGGGAGGAGGAGCTTGTCTTTGAgagattttcaattttaatgtgCCTATTTAGTTATATGCCAAACGTACTCCCTACTACCTTTTCCTTACGAAATCAAAACCTTTAAAATTTCAACTTCATCCCACTGAAAAGGAAATTTCTAATTCTTCTGTTGGTTTCATATCCCAGTAAATCTTTGATACCATTTGAATGCATTTATCCAGAATATATAAAGAAACACTCTGGACTGTTACCATTGGAGATGATAAGGCATAAATTGTTTTATGCCTTATCAAGGGGTAGGTTTTATGTTGGTTGTAAGAAGCAAATACAGTAAACGATCGGGAAGATTTTCTACTTGCTGCTGAAAATGTTCATTTGTAATATGTTTGAAAAATGGTTTTGGAAgcaatatttatttaaaaaagttgATATTTTCATTCTGGTAGAGTTTTCCCTTAAGTGGGTGTTTAGACAAGTCTAAGGAGCAATGAACTCCTAGGTCCATTGGAGTTGATAAGGcataaatttatgttttttacTTGTGGCACCTTAAACAAACTCCACTCCAACTCCTTGGACCAAACACTTCTTTATACATTTACATGAAATATTGGATTGTTTGATTCATAGCGGCATACGCTTTTATATGTCTAAAAGCTGCATTTTGATTTGTCTACTAGAATTAGAAATAGTTTGTTTGTCCATGAAGTTACCATGCGGTTGGTGCAATAGGTAGAAGGTTGGACATTGAAAGGCGGCGTGGCCCTTAGTAACATTTTCAATCATAGTAGGACTACGGTTTTGTTCCTTCTACTCTTTCTTTGCTTTGCCTTATCTTTATTCTCCCTCCAGCAGGGTTTTACTTTCCCTTAGATTTCATGTTTTAGAgttatttaattatttgatcCTCAAAAGACTAGtgtatttgttatatttgagtGTAGTGTATTAAGCCATATTTGATTTCTAAGGTGAGTTTTGGCCCCCCACTCAAGTTGGTGGGTCGTTATATCCCGCCCATGTTTGGAGCTCTGAATAGTAGTGTTGTTACAGCCCACCCATGTTCTTTAGAACACTATGACTTGTTTACAGCTATTTATGACCTAGTTAAGGTACTGAACCCCAAAAATGccttttaattttatgttcagtacatcttaaaatataaaaatgtttTAACCTTATATTTCTCCAAgttcattttcttattctctAGTGTGTCATGGTAGTGTCGTGTGCTTATTTAACTTCAATTTGTGGGACTTGAGTTGCAGATCTTGACTGTAAAAAGTAGCGAGAGAACGTTTTAACAGATCTTCGAGTAGTGTAAAcctcttttattttcttataatttttcTAGGACAGTTTCCGTTTAGTAACCCATTCCTTAGTTTCTTAAAAACTATCTACTTTGGTAAGgaattctttttgtttttcaaattagGAACGAAAACTGAAAACTATTTTTAGAAGATTGATTTTCTTGTGGAGAACCGTTTTAAAACCAGTTACCAAATGTACGTGTACACAAGTAGGGAGCATAAAAACCAAGTAATGTTTAAAACCTATTTCTGGATTTTCTTTTATATGCTGAAATCCTTCTATTAAGATCTTCTAGCACATACCAATCACAATTAGAAAAACTAATTTTTCCAAAAGAATTGATTCAGTTTAAAAgcaaatttatattttcaaaatcaaaaacTTAATGTCCAGATTTATATTACTTTAAACTTTTGacaatataaaaaatgaaattgtcATCGTCTTCACCTTGGCACACACGGTTCTGGTAAAAAGGACGCTCCTACGTTTTAAACAAGGTAAATTACGGGAGAGAATGATCGGAATGAAATTTCTTGTGCTTTAAATCTAACGGTAAAAATGAACCTCTTATGTTTTCAACACCGACAATCCTCAAAAAAATGGATCTAAATAAAAAATCCAACTCAATCCTATAAACGAAATATTCCGTACTATTCGTCTGCATATTGATTTTTGAATtctacaaaataaatataaatcaaTCCTAAATCTGGTGCTCGTGGTTTTGGTTAAATAATATAACATAATATCTTTCGATGCTTTAAATGATCAATGGTTAATTAATATAAAGAAACAttataagtttttttcttttttaaataaaagaaaattaaataatttaggAAATATTATAAGTTCACTCGGACAAATGGTTGGGAGTTATACCGTGTAGTCTCGGATGGAGAGAAGCTCTCTTTATAATCCAGAGCATTCATACCCTTCACAGAGGCTCTGCTTACCCAACCTGCCAAATGGGCTCCTCTCGAAGATTTATATGATCATAAAAGTTATTCACAcgctaataaaataaaattaacgaTTACAATCACCAATTTGGAACTCCAAACTCCAAATTACGAAGGCTCAAAACTTGGAACCAGTGGGCTTGTGTGTTCTCGATTCGGAGTTGACGATATAAACTTCCCACATACGGATGGGCCACCCTCTGCCAAACTATTTCTTGGATGAGTAGTTGGTAAGGTGGAGGGGGTAAGAAGAGTTGTGAAGAAATAAGTACCTACGAAGTTTATGAAACACCAAATTCCAGAATCCAGATTGGTTTGGTTTGATAAAAATCATATATGCCACCATTTTCGTTTTTCCATGGTCTTCACAAGCTCATTTGCCAATGAAGCAAAGTCTTCTGCTCCATTTCGCAATTCTTCTGTTCGCTTACTCAGTTTCTACATAAACATCAACCCAAATTGCAACACGTGATTATCTTATTTGTGTGTGTGCGCTATCAAAGTAACCTGGTACGTGTTAATAAATAACTCAGTCACCGCATGGCGCATGCAAATGCGTTTGTTTACTAAAATGGATGTCCCTTCGCGTTATCCCACCAACAGTGTTTGGGATGACTTCTTGAACAcaatgttattttatttaattatatttattttttctataatGAGAAACGAGGAAAATATATTCAATAGCCGAAAGGCCTTATTAAGTATAGAGAGGTCCGTAAGCCTTAATCGGAGAAGGGAGAACTATCAAGGAACAATTCCCATTCTAAGGAACAGCTATTCTCATAAGTAGAAAACCAAAGTATGtattaaaatcaatttttacGTATTACCTCAAACGGTCAAAATAAATTTGTATTGTATCCTGTTAACGTTCATTTCTCAATGGTTTTTGTTTTCCAACTAACAGATTTCATTCTTAAAGGGAGCAAAGCCATTTTTATTCCATCTTCTATCCAGATTCTTAATCTATCAAATCAACCTTATCAGAAACAGATACGAAGGTTAGGCGTGAAGCAACTCGATACGTACCTCTAGCTTTTCTTGCCTCTCCAAGAGTTTGTTTTTTGCATGTGCAGCAGCCAAAGAAGCATCCTATATTTTATTGTTACATTAGAAGACGAAATAACAATCAGTACTCGAAGCGAAGCAGTTCTCATTTGAAATTACCCCAGAAAATTTGTAAGTAGTTAAAATTTCCTCAGTTGTTCTAGGTTTAGGCTTCCAATCATCATTCCCATCTCCAAACAATCTTTGCCTTTCGGTTCTCTTTTCTTCTGCACAAACAGCTCATAATTTACTGGCCTGTAAATGCGACATTTagaatcctttttttttttgagagaTTCAGGTTTGGTTTGGTTATACCTTTAACCTCCTCAGATGAAGTAGATGCTGCTGCTGGTGGTTCATCGTCTATTTCAATATCATCTATTTC encodes:
- the LOC103486287 gene encoding uncharacterized protein LOC103486287, producing the protein MPNSAHPNSGCFSGILRRLLCTGNLPTHPSEALHESQFDIPKTEAKLAAQSAESTPGVVARLMGLSSLPDANWVPNHQVRPGAVSRSKSVNFADYLLDFDSNQSHHRRIRTSASFREVPPLNPHNDFFVLYTKDCFNGYGIESNLKKPETQRFDEGKQSSNDLKKKKKKKENARNEMKISKLKDEPRRVSRKNFTESKKCSMGKDSFSVLPSCKHKCKRSIPRNESAVIQKKPTKQKEATIRTELNKKKKKNVRHVERKPDLELDSENSSPVSVLDVGRIEFSDERQIGGKNRVYDYGELVERICRLAEEDIREAKWTAEIKNADKSEALEEICMEIERHVVDALLVHTLNEFANL
- the LOC103486285 gene encoding selT-like protein isoform X2; the encoded protein is MDRTRIVLLGLPIFLLFTDIVNLFTPPPPKPAANHPPPRVHYQPKSQSVIQEPLEFPTEKRSVIGGIGQGSVININFCVSCSYRGTAINMKNMLESSFPGVEVILANYPPPFPKRLLSKVVPVVQFGIIGIIVAGEHIFPRLGMVPPPWYYSLRANRFGSIASTWLFGNFVQSFLQSSGAFEVYCNGEMVFSKLKEQRFPGEIELRDLIGRKLSGSRFVDNSGGVWS
- the LOC103486285 gene encoding selT-like protein isoform X1; protein product: MDRTRIVLLGLPIFLLFTDIVNLFTPPPPKPAANHPPPRVHYQPKSQSVIQEPLEFPTEKRSVIGGIGQGSVININFCVSCSYRGTAINMKNMLESSFPGVEVILANYPPPFPKRLLSKVVPVVQFGIIGIIVAGEHIFPRLGMVPPPWYYSLRANRFGSIASTWLFGNFVQSFLQSSGAFEVYCNGEMVRFFCKFSLFYYFFLGKISVLTIHFLKVFSKLKEQRFPGEIELRDLIGRKLSGSRFVDNSGGVWS